A region of the Chlamydia buteonis genome:
AGTGAGTAAGATTTTAGCGAAGGCCTTGCAACCTTCTCCTAAAGATCGTTACGGATCTATGAAAGAATTCATTAGTCATTTACATCGATATCGGTACAGCCAAGATCTTCAGAAAGATTATCGTAATAAAGATTATACAGCACAGGTTAATGAGCAGCTGTATCAGCAGAGATTTTGGTTATCTCCTGCAGAAATTGTTGTCCCTGACTTCATATCAGCTTCTATATACGAGCAAGGATACCCAACACATCCTCATGTATACTATGAAGCTTATATGAGTCGGGATACTTTCCGGTTGTGGTTTTGTTATAGTCTTTCAGGAAATGCAACTTTAGTATTAACTATTATAAAAACCTTCGTAAGTCAATGGGGTCATGAAGATAGCATTAGAACTACGATGCGAAAAATGCATAATGAGCTAATGCGGATCAATGTTCCTATAGATACAACGGGAATTTCTTTAGTTTGCGTAACTATTCCCAAAGAAAAAAAGGAACTTTCTTGGATTGCTTGTGGGAAAACTAGTTTCTGGTTAAAAAAACAAGGAAAGGTTCCTCAGAATTTTACTACTTCATCCTTAGGTTTAGGGAAAATTAGTTCTTTACAAATTCAGGAAACCAAGGTTGCATGGGAAATAGGTGATGGAGCAGTATTACATACCTTACAGGCAGACGATTCCATGTCATCTTTAAACAGTCCTTTATTCACAGAGTTGAAAGATAGAGGACAAACAGCTATATTCTGCCCAATAGAGAGCGTACAGTTCGGGATATTAGAAAATCATGACGGAAATCTTTGTCCCTCAACACTTATCAGCTTAAAAAGAATCCGGTGAAAATAGTGACGTCGAACATTGGAAGAAAGATCTTAGAGGTCATAAATAAGAAAAAAGGAAAAATTGGAGTACTTTCTATTCTGTTTTTCTTTGACCTGGTTTTGCTTGGTGTGAATTCTCAAAAACCCCCAACCGACGAACCAAGATCTCGAGTTAAAAACTCCCAAACTGACGAGAAAAGCCAAATTGCTGCCTGTCCTAAAAATATAGTAAATAAAACATCGGCAAAAAAATCTGATAAGCAGGCCGTAGTTAAAAACTTCCCATCAAATCAACCACGGCATTTTAAAAAATCTACACAGACGTTTTCTCCAGGATTTTCTGAAGGTTCACCATTTGCTAAGCCTGAAGTAAAAAAACGCCTTCAGGATAATCACTACACGCAAACTGCGGCAAAAAAGATCCCTAGGTTCCTTCCTAAACAAGAAGAAAAAACTGAAGTTATTGAAAGGAAAAGCGAAGAAGAGCGTATTTGGGAAGATAAGCGTGCTTACGCTAAACGCGCTGTAAATGCAATAAACTTCAGTGTTAAAAAACTGGTGGAAGAAAGCGAAAAAAAGAGTGCCCAGGAAGAAGGCTTTAAAGTTGATCATAATTCTGGATCCCCGCACTCATTAAAAACGAAATCGCCAGATAAACAACCCTCTATTGATAAAATAGCCATACAGTCCGATTCAACAAAAAAGGAAGAGGAAGCCCCTGCGCTATTAAAAGGGAAACAAATTACTTGTGAAGACCTAAAAGACAATGGTTATACTGTAAATTTTGAAGACATTTCTGTTCTTGAGCTATTACAGTTTGTTAGTAAGATTTCTGGAACCAATTTTGTTTTCGATAGTAATGATCTAAATTTCAATGTAACGATTGTTTCTCATGATCCTACATCTGTAGACGATCTCTCTACAATTCTTTTGCAAGTTTTGAAAATGCATGACTTGAAAGTTGTAGAACAAGGAAATAACGTCCTTATTTATCGCAACCCACGTCTTTCTAAGTTGTCCACGGTAGTCACTGATGGTTCTGCAAAAGATA
Encoded here:
- a CDS encoding serine/threonine protein kinase; its protein translation is MDCQSEILPPNQAIGAYHIKKILSKKEGTAVYQGLHSETLQSTAIKVLEPPLVADTHRVHNFLKEARIIEQVSHPNIVKLYQYGQCREGLYIAMEYIQGVSLRHYILTQLIPLSRAIDIVLHIGQAIEYLHSRGILHRDIKPENILINSQGKIKLIDFGLAVCSSTEHASNPACLGTPSYMSPEQRQGDKVSEKSEIYSLGLIAYELILGNLALGKVILSLIPDRVSKILAKALQPSPKDRYGSMKEFISHLHRYRYSQDLQKDYRNKDYTAQVNEQLYQQRFWLSPAEIVVPDFISASIYEQGYPTHPHVYYEAYMSRDTFRLWFCYSLSGNATLVLTIIKTFVSQWGHEDSIRTTMRKMHNELMRINVPIDTTGISLVCVTIPKEKKELSWIACGKTSFWLKKQGKVPQNFTTSSLGLGKISSLQIQETKVAWEIGDGAVLHTLQADDSMSSLNSPLFTELKDRGQTAIFCPIESVQFGILENHDGNLCPSTLISLKRIR